A stretch of DNA from Acidovorax carolinensis:
GCTGCTCCAGCGCAGCCACCCCGGCCAGCACACAAACAATACAAGGCAGCGGCGCCCCGGCGGCACTGCCGGCCACCGCCCAACTGCAGCGGCGCCGGCGCTGGTTCCAGGCTGTCTTTTTTGCCGTTTTCTTGTTGGCCCCCGCGCTCAATCTGCTGCGTTTTGACCTGACCGAAACCCAGCTTTGGGTGCTCGGCTTTCGCTGGTCACTGGGCATTGACGCCTTCCTGCGCGGCGACGCCACTGCGGTGCAAACCGCCTGGTCCATTGTGTGGCGCGGCATCCTGCCCGTTCTGGCACTCGTTACCGCTTTTTTGACCGTGGCCTACCACTTTGGCCGTCTCTATTGCGGTTGGTTGTGCCCCCATTTTTCGCTGGTCGAAACCCTCAACGACCTGCTGCACCGCGCCACCGGCAAGCTCAGCGTGTGGGACAAGTCGCCTACACCCCGCCCGGGCCGCACGGCTGACAAGCGCTGGTGGCCGGTGTTTTTGGTGGCCTGCATGGTCTTTGGTTTTGTCTGGGCCATCACGCTGCTGACCTACCTGCTTCCTCCCACCCTGGTCTGGGGCAACTTGGTGCATGGCACCCTCACCCCCAACCAGGCCCGCTTTCTGGTGGTGGGCACTCTGGTCTTCACGCTGGAGTTCACGCTCGCGCGGCACCTTTTTTGCCGCTACGGCTGCGCGGTGGGCCTGTTCCAGAGCCTGGCCTGGATGGCCAACCCCAAGGGCATGGTGGTCTCGTTCGCCCGCGAACGGGCGCGCGAGTGCAAAACCTGCGAGGTCATGCCCCCAAGCCGTCTTCGGCGTCTGCCCACCGAGGGGGCGCACGCGGATCTTGGAGCGGCGCGGCAATCCGCTGGCGCGCGTGGCAGCGCCTGCGACCACGCCTGCCCCATGCGCCTGAACCCGCGCAACATCAAGCGCATGATGTTTGCCTGCGTGCAGTGCGGCCAGTGCCTGACGGCCTGCGACACCACGCAAACCGCACAGGGCCGCACACCCACGCTGGAATGGAAGGTGGGCCTGGACGCCGTGCGCGAAACCCTTCGCCAGCGCCGCGAGGAGCAGCGCTGATGGAAGAGTGGATTGGCCAGTGGTGGCACCGTGCCGTCACCCGCGCCGCAGAGCCCGACCGTGCCCATGTGCAAGTCACCCTTGAAGAGATGCGCCGCAGCATCGCCCTGCTCTACCGCGCGGGCGGCGGCGACGCCGCTGTGCGCGTGGCACCGGTGGCCGACAGCCGCCATGGTGGGCCCCGTGGCTGGCTGCAACGCCTGGCCGGCAGCGGTATCCGCGTGCCCCTGCCGGTACTCGACTGGGAAACGCTGGCCATGCCCGCACAGCTGGCAGTGTTTGACCAGCGGGAACTCAACCGCGAGCTCTACCTGTGGCTGGCCGCGCTGGCCGCAGTATTTGAACCCACGGGCGACTGGATCGCCGACAACCGTGCCGCCACGGCGCGGGCGCTACAGCGCTTTGCCGGCCTGCGCAGCCCCCACGCGCGCCTGGCACAGGCGCATCTTGCGCAACGCCCTGCACTGGCCAGCCTGCGCGCCGACGCAACACCCTTTGAGGCTGCCGTGCAGGCAGCACTGCGTGGTGACGACCATGGCCCGCTGTTCGTCGAACCAGCGCAAGTCGCCCCGGTCTGGCTGTGGCTGACCGCTGGCCTGGGCAACGCACCTGCGGGCACCTCGGGCCATACAGGCGACGGTTCGGGCGAGCGCCCGGACGGCGCGCCCGACGCCGACAGCAAGCAGCGCCGCCGCTCGCGCCGCGTCGAACAGAAAGAGGCGCGCAACCCGCTGCTGGTGGCAGCCAAGACCGAGTCCATTACCACCTGGAGCGAGTTGATCCGCCTGGACCGTGGCACGGACGACGAAGTCGACCCCAACGCCACGGCGGCCGCCAACGACATGGACACCTTGTCGCTGGCGCGCGGCGAGCAGACCACGGCCTCGCGCATCAAGTTCGACCTGGACCTGCCCAGCGCCTCGGCCGATGACCTGCCGCTGGGCCCCGGCCGCAAAACGCCCGAATGGGACTGGCGCCGCCGTGTGCTGCAACCGGAGCACTGCGCGGTGCAATGCGCGGTGGCCCGGCCGGGAACGCCCTACATCCCCCCGCAGGCCTTGCGGGCCACAGCCAGGCGCGTGCGCCGGCGCCTGGAAGTGCTGCACGCCGCGCCACGCTGGCAGAACGGGCAAACGCTGGGCGACGAGTTCGACATCGATGCCTGGGTGCGCTTTCAGACCGAAGCCCGCAGCGGCGTGCAGCACAGCGACGCGCCGCCGGTCTACATCCGGCGCCAGCGCGGCGAACGCAGCCTGGCCACGCTGCTGCTGGCCGATCTGTCGCTTTCCACCGACGCCTACGCCACCGACCACGCCCGCGTGATCGACGTGATCCGCGATGCGCTGTATGTGTTTGGCGAAGCGCTCTCAGCCACCGGCGATGCCTTTGAAATGCTGGGTTTCAGCTCGGTGAGACGCCAGCATGTGCGAATCCAGCACATCAAGGGCTTTGGCGAACGCTGGAACAACACCGTGCGCTCGCGCGTCGGCGCGCTCAAGCCGGGTTTCTATACCCGCATGGGCGCCGCAGTGCGCGACGCCACCCGCCGCTTGGGTGCGCGCCCCGAGCGCCAGCGGCTGCTGCTGGTGCTGACCGACGGCAAGCCCAACGACCTCGATATCTACGAAGG
This window harbors:
- a CDS encoding 4Fe-4S binding protein; the protein is MMTDCSGCASASGCSSAATPASTQTIQGSGAPAALPATAQLQRRRRWFQAVFFAVFLLAPALNLLRFDLTETQLWVLGFRWSLGIDAFLRGDATAVQTAWSIVWRGILPVLALVTAFLTVAYHFGRLYCGWLCPHFSLVETLNDLLHRATGKLSVWDKSPTPRPGRTADKRWWPVFLVACMVFGFVWAITLLTYLLPPTLVWGNLVHGTLTPNQARFLVVGTLVFTLEFTLARHLFCRYGCAVGLFQSLAWMANPKGMVVSFARERARECKTCEVMPPSRLRRLPTEGAHADLGAARQSAGARGSACDHACPMRLNPRNIKRMMFACVQCGQCLTACDTTQTAQGRTPTLEWKVGLDAVRETLRQRREEQR
- a CDS encoding nitric oxide reductase activation protein NorD — translated: MEEWIGQWWHRAVTRAAEPDRAHVQVTLEEMRRSIALLYRAGGGDAAVRVAPVADSRHGGPRGWLQRLAGSGIRVPLPVLDWETLAMPAQLAVFDQRELNRELYLWLAALAAVFEPTGDWIADNRAATARALQRFAGLRSPHARLAQAHLAQRPALASLRADATPFEAAVQAALRGDDHGPLFVEPAQVAPVWLWLTAGLGNAPAGTSGHTGDGSGERPDGAPDADSKQRRRSRRVEQKEARNPLLVAAKTESITTWSELIRLDRGTDDEVDPNATAAANDMDTLSLARGEQTTASRIKFDLDLPSASADDLPLGPGRKTPEWDWRRRVLQPEHCAVQCAVARPGTPYIPPQALRATARRVRRRLEVLHAAPRWQNGQTLGDEFDIDAWVRFQTEARSGVQHSDAPPVYIRRQRGERSLATLLLADLSLSTDAYATDHARVIDVIRDALYVFGEALSATGDAFEMLGFSSVRRQHVRIQHIKGFGERWNNTVRSRVGALKPGFYTRMGAAVRDATRRLGARPERQRLLLVLTDGKPNDLDIYEGRYGLEDTRHAVQEARDAGLIPFCVTIDHEAHDYLPMLFGSQGYALVRRPQDLVQRLTQAWVTLAR